From a region of the Desulfobulbaceae bacterium DB1 genome:
- a CDS encoding ATPase, translating to MGSTCQSSGSCSSGTCGSADAAIVKQDKAIRTSLGKIKNKILVMSGKGGVGKSTVSTNLALGLAKKGYKVGLMDVDLHGPDICRMLNLTEKLHAAHAGENGLLPPMQYNENLKVISLEYMMEDRDDPIIWRGPLKVQAIRQFVADMDWGDLDYLIIDAPPGTGDEPLTVAQTIKDAHAVVVTTPQEVALADVRKSLNFCKHVKMNVIGMVENMSGFICPHCNESVEIFKTGGGEKTAREFGVDFLGRVPIDPRVVVGGDDGTPYLTSGEDSPAVRAFAEIIGNVEKHLAAGKTISLASADSGCACGSTCNPSTCNC from the coding sequence ATGGGAAGTACATGTCAAAGCAGTGGAAGCTGCAGCAGCGGTACCTGCGGATCCGCTGATGCGGCTATCGTCAAACAGGATAAGGCCATCAGGACATCGCTGGGGAAGATCAAGAATAAAATTCTGGTCATGAGCGGCAAGGGTGGTGTCGGCAAAAGTACGGTTTCCACCAACCTCGCCCTTGGTCTTGCCAAAAAAGGCTATAAAGTCGGGTTGATGGATGTGGATCTCCACGGTCCGGATATCTGCCGCATGCTGAATCTCACCGAGAAACTGCATGCTGCCCATGCCGGCGAAAACGGGCTCCTGCCGCCCATGCAGTACAATGAGAATCTCAAGGTTATTTCCCTGGAATATATGATGGAAGACAGGGATGACCCCATCATCTGGCGCGGGCCCCTGAAGGTGCAGGCCATCCGGCAGTTCGTGGCCGACATGGATTGGGGGGATCTCGATTATCTGATTATCGATGCCCCTCCGGGTACCGGCGATGAGCCTTTGACCGTTGCCCAGACGATCAAGGATGCCCACGCCGTTGTCGTCACCACCCCGCAGGAGGTAGCTCTGGCCGATGTTCGCAAGTCGCTTAATTTCTGCAAGCATGTCAAGATGAACGTCATCGGCATGGTGGAAAACATGAGCGGCTTTATCTGTCCTCACTGCAATGAGAGTGTGGAGATATTCAAAACCGGCGGCGGCGAAAAAACAGCCAGGGAATTCGGTGTCGATTTTCTCGGCAGGGTGCCGATTGATCCCCGGGTTGTTGTCGGCGGCGATGACGGCACTCCCTATCTGACTTCGGGTGAAGACAGTCCGGCAGTGCGCGCCTTTGCCGAGATTATCGGCAACGTGGAAAAACACCTGGCTGCCGGGAAAACCATCAGCCTGGCCAGTGCGGATTCAGGTTGCGCCTGCGGTTCGACCTGTAACCCATCGACCTGCAACTGCTGA
- a CDS encoding MBL fold metallo-hydrolase, giving the protein MLIKQMTVGSMAVCCYLVACEETKKGMVIDPGGDHDKILAMIEREGVSLQYIVNTHGHPDHVCANGPVKKATGAAIVMHEDDARFFARPEVENYFSMLGLPPSPPPDKLVKNGDILEVGSLSFQVLHTPGHTPGGICLYSAPHLFSGDTLFVGAVGRTDFLGGDLKLFTRSIREKLLSLPDDTVVWPGHGYGGSRSTIGEEKHSNPYLNGEF; this is encoded by the coding sequence ATGCTCATTAAACAGATGACGGTAGGTTCCATGGCGGTATGCTGCTATCTCGTTGCCTGTGAGGAAACGAAAAAGGGGATGGTCATCGATCCGGGCGGCGATCACGACAAAATTCTCGCCATGATCGAGCGTGAAGGGGTGTCGCTGCAATACATAGTCAATACCCATGGCCACCCTGATCATGTCTGCGCCAACGGCCCGGTGAAAAAGGCAACCGGGGCAGCCATCGTCATGCATGAAGATGACGCCCGTTTTTTTGCCCGGCCCGAGGTGGAAAATTATTTTTCCATGCTGGGCCTTCCCCCCTCGCCGCCGCCGGACAAGCTGGTCAAAAACGGCGATATTCTGGAGGTCGGTTCCCTTTCGTTTCAGGTCCTACATACCCCCGGCCACACGCCCGGCGGCATCTGTCTTTATTCCGCCCCCCACCTTTTCAGCGGTGACACCCTGTTTGTCGGTGCGGTGGGCCGGACGGATTTTCTTGGCGGTGATCTGAAACTGTTCACGCGTTCCATTCGCGAGAAGCTTCTTTCTCTTCCCGATGATACGGTGGTCTGGCCGGGCCACGGCTATGGCGGCTCGCGTTCAACAATCGGTGAAGAAAAGCACTCCAATCCTTACCTGAACGGAGAATTTTAA
- a CDS encoding selenocysteine-specific translation elongation factor, protein MREIVLGTAGHVDHGKTSFVRALTGIDTDRLKEEKKRGITIELGFAYLDLDCGHRLGIIDVPGHERFVKNMVAGVTGIDLVAFVIAADEGVMPQTREHFEICRLLGVKKGLIILTKKDMVDADWLELVEDEVRTFFAESFLADAPLVKVSSTTGEGIDEARQTIDRLVAACEFAEAYGPFRLAVDRIFSMKGFGAVVTGTSLSGRIAVGDDVKIYPKGLAGKIRGIQVHGKSVDLVEAGNRTAINIQGVEKEMIERGDVLASVDCLRPSYMLDADFLYLSSNEKPIKNRSRVRVHLGTAEIMGRVVLLEDDELAPGRTANIQLLLEEPVGVWPGDHYVVRRYSPVTTIGGGMILNNGAPKRRRFRPANKEVFATYHNGTQEDLALFHVRESGFQGLAGADLAVKIGCFGNRFKKLMNGPVSSRKVVVVDSEKQLFVAQEVYGALLDKIVDVLTLFHKENPLKQGLPKEELRNRVQEGMGQKLYQLCLADLAKKGALALEEGAVRLAGHEVSLQADEKAIREKMEKLFVDAGLSTPTMKEVYDAFADVSRSLVMEVLSLLVKEGQLTKVTNDFYFHSSALGDLQGKLLDYMKKEGEIDAPRFKELTGLTRKFSIPLLEYFDKIKLTLRVGDKRILRSKG, encoded by the coding sequence ATGCGGGAAATCGTGCTGGGTACCGCCGGGCATGTTGATCACGGCAAGACGAGTTTTGTGCGCGCCCTGACCGGCATTGACACCGACAGGCTCAAGGAGGAAAAAAAGCGGGGGATCACCATTGAGCTTGGCTTTGCCTATCTTGACCTTGATTGCGGTCATCGACTGGGCATTATCGATGTTCCCGGCCATGAACGATTTGTCAAGAATATGGTGGCCGGGGTGACCGGCATCGACCTGGTTGCCTTTGTCATTGCCGCGGACGAAGGGGTTATGCCCCAGACCAGGGAGCACTTCGAGATCTGCCGTCTGCTCGGGGTGAAAAAAGGTTTGATCATCCTCACCAAAAAAGACATGGTGGATGCCGATTGGCTTGAGCTGGTGGAGGATGAGGTGCGGACGTTTTTTGCGGAAAGTTTTCTTGCCGACGCCCCGCTGGTCAAGGTGTCATCCACCACCGGCGAGGGGATTGACGAGGCCCGGCAAACCATTGACCGGCTCGTTGCCGCCTGTGAATTTGCCGAAGCCTACGGGCCTTTCCGTCTGGCGGTTGATCGGATTTTCAGCATGAAGGGCTTTGGGGCGGTGGTGACCGGGACCTCCCTTTCCGGCCGGATCGCGGTCGGTGACGATGTGAAGATCTATCCCAAGGGCCTTGCCGGGAAAATACGCGGCATTCAGGTGCACGGCAAGAGTGTTGATCTGGTGGAGGCAGGAAACCGGACGGCGATCAATATTCAGGGGGTTGAAAAAGAAATGATCGAACGGGGCGACGTGCTTGCCTCGGTTGATTGTCTGCGGCCCTCCTATATGCTGGACGCGGATTTCCTTTATCTGTCATCCAATGAAAAACCGATAAAAAACAGAAGCAGGGTCCGGGTGCATCTCGGCACGGCCGAGATCATGGGCCGCGTCGTCCTGCTGGAAGATGATGAGCTGGCACCGGGCAGGACGGCCAATATCCAGCTGCTGCTGGAAGAACCGGTTGGTGTCTGGCCCGGGGATCATTACGTGGTTCGCCGGTATTCGCCGGTAACCACCATCGGCGGCGGCATGATACTCAATAACGGGGCCCCGAAGCGCAGGCGTTTTCGGCCGGCAAACAAGGAAGTTTTCGCCACCTATCATAACGGCACCCAGGAAGACCTCGCTCTTTTCCATGTGCGGGAAAGCGGTTTTCAAGGCCTTGCCGGCGCCGATCTGGCCGTGAAGATCGGTTGTTTCGGCAATCGTTTCAAGAAGCTGATGAATGGGCCTGTTTCCTCGCGCAAGGTGGTGGTGGTTGATTCGGAAAAGCAGCTTTTTGTTGCCCAGGAAGTTTATGGCGCTTTGCTGGACAAAATTGTCGATGTGCTCACCCTGTTTCATAAGGAGAATCCGCTCAAGCAGGGGTTGCCCAAGGAAGAGCTGCGGAACAGGGTGCAGGAGGGAATGGGGCAGAAGCTGTATCAGTTGTGCCTTGCCGATTTGGCCAAAAAAGGCGCCCTTGCTCTTGAGGAAGGTGCCGTCCGCCTAGCCGGGCATGAGGTTTCCCTGCAGGCGGATGAAAAGGCGATCAGGGAAAAGATGGAGAAACTTTTTGTCGATGCCGGGCTGTCCACTCCCACCATGAAGGAGGTGTATGATGCCTTTGCCGATGTCTCCCGTTCCCTGGTGATGGAGGTGCTCAGCCTGCTGGTCAAGGAGGGGCAATTAACCAAAGTGACCAATGATTTCTATTTCCACAGCAGCGCCCTTGGCGATCTGCAGGGCAAACTGCTGGACTATATGAAAAAAGAGGGAGAGATCGATGCGCCTCGTTTCAAGGAGTTGACCGGCCTGACCAGAAAGTTTTCCATCCCTTTGCTTGAATATTTTGACAAGATAAAATTGACCCTGCGGGTGGGGGACAAGCGCATCCTGCGGTCAAAAGGATGA
- a CDS encoding GTPase HflX — MSTVTGNIAGLKTAQLKNLERLSKRRVSPDVIISPEVAREMSELSADIGRQIGVLLARSGKVEMVIVGDSRKIVIPALSQVRSSGGRLKGLRCVHTHLGGEDLTEDDLMDLLFLRLDLMAMIKVLDDGLPERLYAVHLLPVPTGDKNWRFLPPVVPSRQRNDFLELIAALEDEFARSGAVRNHDGRKDRAILVSVTTQSKTAAQESMDELEELVRSDDVEVVEAIIQRRDRINPKLILGKGKLADIMLSALKRNANLLIFDQELNPSQIRSITDHTELRVIDRTQLILDIFARRALSREGKLQVEMAQLKYLLPRLGQRDDALSRLTGGIGGRGPGETKLEVDRRRINDRLSKLAKRLKEVGEERHHRRSRRRKKDLPVISLVGYTNAGKSTLLNTLTNSDILAEDKLFATLDPTSRRLRFPEDVEVIITDTVGFIRNLPEELLKAFAATLEELHEADLLVHVIDISNPRHVDQMRVVEELLRELDLSDMNILRVYNKIDLVDADLARRKVDEGDGVCLSAIDSATFGPFLDRARRLVLKNWEGRYHAA; from the coding sequence ATCAGTACTGTCACTGGAAATATCGCCGGTTTGAAAACCGCCCAGCTGAAAAATCTGGAGCGGCTCAGCAAAAGGCGCGTCTCGCCCGATGTGATTATTTCTCCCGAGGTGGCGAGGGAGATGTCGGAGCTGTCCGCCGACATCGGCCGGCAGATCGGGGTGCTCCTTGCCCGTTCCGGCAAGGTGGAAATGGTTATTGTCGGTGATTCACGGAAAATCGTCATTCCGGCCCTTTCCCAGGTTCGCTCGTCCGGTGGGCGGCTGAAGGGCTTGCGTTGTGTCCATACCCACCTCGGCGGCGAAGATCTTACGGAAGATGATCTGATGGATCTCCTTTTTCTCCGCCTTGACCTGATGGCCATGATCAAGGTGCTTGATGACGGCCTGCCTGAGCGGCTGTATGCTGTGCATCTGCTCCCGGTTCCGACCGGCGACAAGAACTGGCGTTTTCTGCCGCCGGTGGTTCCCTCCCGGCAGCGCAACGACTTTCTTGAACTCATAGCCGCACTGGAAGATGAGTTTGCCCGTTCCGGCGCGGTTCGCAACCATGACGGCAGGAAGGACAGGGCCATTCTGGTCAGCGTCACCACCCAATCGAAAACCGCGGCCCAGGAATCAATGGATGAGCTTGAGGAACTGGTCCGCTCCGATGACGTCGAGGTGGTGGAGGCGATTATTCAGCGTCGTGACCGAATTAATCCGAAACTTATTCTCGGCAAGGGAAAGCTTGCCGACATCATGCTGTCCGCCCTGAAACGAAATGCCAATCTGCTTATTTTCGACCAGGAACTCAATCCCTCGCAGATCCGTTCCATTACCGATCATACCGAATTGCGCGTCATTGATCGAACCCAGCTCATTCTTGATATCTTTGCCCGGCGGGCCTTAAGCCGGGAAGGCAAGCTGCAGGTCGAGATGGCCCAGCTCAAATATCTTCTGCCCCGGCTCGGTCAGCGTGATGACGCCCTGTCCCGACTCACCGGCGGCATCGGCGGAAGGGGGCCCGGTGAAACGAAACTTGAAGTCGACCGGCGCAGGATCAATGACAGGTTGAGCAAACTGGCCAAACGGCTGAAAGAGGTCGGTGAAGAGCGCCATCACCGCAGGTCCAGGCGGCGCAAAAAGGATTTGCCGGTGATTTCCCTGGTGGGCTATACCAATGCGGGAAAATCCACCCTGCTGAACACCTTGACCAACAGCGATATTCTGGCTGAGGACAAGCTTTTCGCCACCCTTGACCCGACCAGCAGGCGGCTTCGATTCCCGGAGGATGTGGAAGTCATCATTACCGATACGGTGGGATTTATCCGTAATCTGCCCGAGGAGCTGCTGAAGGCCTTTGCCGCCACCCTTGAAGAGCTGCATGAGGCGGACCTGCTGGTGCATGTCATCGATATCAGCAACCCCCGCCACGTTGACCAGATGCGGGTTGTCGAGGAACTGCTGCGTGAGCTTGATCTGTCTGACATGAATATTCTGCGGGTTTACAATAAAATCGATCTGGTTGATGCGGATTTGGCGCGACGCAAGGTCGATGAGGGTGACGGCGTCTGTTTGTCCGCCATCGACTCCGCGACCTTCGGTCCTTTTCTGGACAGGGCCCGCAGGCTTGTACTGAAAAACTGGGAAGGACGTTACCATGCCGCTTGA